Proteins co-encoded in one Actinomadura luteofluorescens genomic window:
- a CDS encoding MDR family MFS transporter, whose translation MIDTTAPMTGRHRLLVFGGLMLAGLMSSLDATVLGTALPTIVGDLGGLDRLAWVSTAYVLATSVTVPLSGRLGDLFGRRRVLLTGLLGFLAGSAACGAAPTMTWLIVFRAVQGAAAGCLMSSMFAVTGELFEPRERARYQGYSALVFAVSTIAGPLAGGVLTDHASWRWVFYLNLPLGVAATAAVVLFLRLPKPQGRPRVDYAGIVLLGAAVTCFTLFTSWAGTRYAWGSPVVLALAAAAAVLFTAWVLAERTAAEPIIPPRLFRDRSFGVACAVAAAGGATGFGLATYLPMFFQVVGGVGATRSGLLLLPMMLALPASSMAAGRYIHRTGRYHRLPAASMALSAAGIALLATMDTGTGLVAAGCYMAVLGFGAGLSQQVVMLIAQQAAPRRDLGAASSGVFASRMLGTAAGMAVFGAVVSNRFAEEIASRVPDGRVPEFGDAVRPEVLETLPVPVRDGVAEAFADAFSTLFVAALPVAVLGLAAALLLRHVPLAQRGPEN comes from the coding sequence GTGATCGATACGACCGCGCCGATGACCGGCCGGCACCGGCTCCTGGTGTTCGGCGGGCTCATGCTCGCCGGGCTCATGTCCTCGCTGGACGCGACGGTGCTCGGCACCGCGCTGCCGACGATCGTGGGGGACCTCGGCGGGCTCGACCGGCTCGCCTGGGTGTCGACGGCGTACGTGCTGGCCACCAGCGTCACCGTCCCCCTGTCGGGGCGGCTCGGGGACCTGTTCGGGCGCCGCCGCGTCCTGCTGACCGGCCTGCTCGGGTTCCTCGCCGGATCGGCGGCGTGCGGGGCGGCGCCCACCATGACCTGGCTGATCGTGTTCCGCGCCGTCCAGGGCGCCGCGGCCGGGTGCCTCATGAGCTCGATGTTCGCGGTCACCGGCGAGCTGTTCGAGCCGCGCGAGCGCGCCCGGTACCAGGGCTACTCGGCGCTGGTCTTCGCCGTCTCCACCATCGCGGGGCCGCTGGCCGGGGGCGTCCTCACCGACCACGCGTCCTGGCGGTGGGTGTTCTACCTCAACCTGCCGCTCGGCGTCGCCGCCACCGCCGCGGTCGTGCTGTTCCTGCGGCTGCCGAAGCCGCAGGGCAGGCCGCGGGTCGACTACGCCGGGATCGTCCTGCTCGGTGCGGCGGTCACCTGCTTCACCCTGTTCACCAGCTGGGCCGGAACGCGGTACGCGTGGGGCTCGCCCGTCGTCCTGGCGCTGGCGGCGGCCGCGGCCGTGCTGTTCACCGCGTGGGTGCTCGCCGAGCGGACGGCCGCCGAGCCGATCATCCCGCCGCGGCTGTTCCGCGACCGGTCGTTCGGCGTGGCCTGCGCCGTCGCGGCCGCCGGCGGCGCGACCGGGTTCGGGCTCGCCACCTACCTTCCCATGTTCTTCCAGGTCGTCGGGGGAGTGGGCGCGACCAGGTCGGGTCTGCTCCTGCTGCCGATGATGCTCGCCCTCCCGGCCTCCTCCATGGCGGCCGGGAGGTACATCCACCGCACCGGCCGCTACCACCGGCTGCCGGCGGCGAGCATGGCGCTCAGCGCGGCCGGGATCGCGCTGCTGGCGACCATGGACACCGGCACCGGCCTGGTCGCCGCGGGCTGCTACATGGCGGTGCTCGGCTTCGGAGCCGGGCTGTCCCAGCAGGTCGTCATGCTGATCGCTCAGCAGGCCGCGCCGCGCCGCGATCTCGGCGCGGCGAGCTCGGGCGTCTTCGCGAGCCGGATGCTCGGCACCGCCGCCGGGATGGCGGTCTTCGGCGCCGTCGTGTCGAACCGGTTCGCCGAGGAGATCGCCTCGCGGGTCCCGGACGGGCGGGTCCCGGAGTTCGGCGACGCCGTCCGCCCGGAGGTGCTGGAGACCCTCCCGGTGCCGGTGCGCGACGGCGTCGCCGAGGCCTTCGCGGACGCGTTCTCCACCCTGTTCGTCGCCGCGCTGCCCGTCGCCGTGCTGGGCCTGGCCGCGGCACTGCTGCTCCGCCACGTCCCCCTGGCGCAGCGCGGCCCGGAGAACTAG
- a CDS encoding cupin domain-containing protein: MQKLSLDAQVRDLMKRAAAASTGRGADTVYGGHEHVLRQTLIAMTAGTALAEHESPGEATVLVMRGRVRLVAGQDSWDGIAGDLLIIPDARHSLEALEDAAVLLTVAKSG; this comes from the coding sequence ATGCAGAAGCTCTCGTTGGACGCACAGGTACGGGACCTGATGAAGCGCGCCGCCGCGGCCTCGACCGGGCGCGGCGCCGACACCGTGTACGGCGGGCACGAGCACGTCCTGCGCCAGACGCTGATCGCCATGACGGCGGGCACGGCGCTGGCGGAGCACGAGAGCCCCGGCGAGGCGACGGTCCTGGTCATGCGGGGCCGCGTCCGGCTGGTGGCGGGCCAGGACTCCTGGGACGGCATCGCCGGCGACCTGCTGATCATTCCGGACGCGCGGCACAGCCTGGAGGCGCTGGAGGACGCCGCGGTGCTGCTCACCGTGGCCAAGTCCGGCTGA
- a CDS encoding MarR family winged helix-turn-helix transcriptional regulator has product MSDEALDAVERSMVRLRRGMSRQRLGRAAIRDHNLPVDVQVLHVVDIVDEGPDRPGEEMSVGLVAARLGVDASRGSRIVAEAVKSGYVRRVASQEDGRRIHLELTDAGGAVVEATRRTRQEHFAKAMSGWTDEERSAFARLLSRFVHTYED; this is encoded by the coding sequence ATGAGCGACGAGGCGCTGGACGCCGTCGAACGGAGCATGGTCAGGCTGCGCCGGGGCATGTCGCGGCAGCGGCTGGGCAGGGCGGCGATCCGGGACCACAACCTCCCCGTGGACGTGCAGGTCCTGCACGTCGTGGACATCGTGGACGAGGGTCCCGACCGGCCCGGCGAGGAGATGAGCGTCGGCCTGGTGGCCGCCCGCCTCGGCGTCGACGCCTCGCGCGGCAGCCGCATCGTCGCCGAGGCGGTCAAGTCGGGGTACGTCCGGCGGGTCGCCTCGCAGGAGGACGGCCGCCGCATCCATCTGGAGCTCACCGACGCGGGCGGCGCCGTCGTCGAGGCCACCCGCCGCACCCGGCAGGAGCACTTCGCCAAGGCCATGAGCGGCTGGACGGACGAGGAGCGCTCCGCCTTCGCCCGCCTCCTGTCGCGCTTCGTCCACACCTACGAGGACTGA
- a CDS encoding alpha/beta fold hydrolase encodes MTTTQPRRREAARRAVAVLAAGAAIAAAAAVPAPARAEPAPAGCADRAATLRALERMTGTHGLTGAAVRVDDPACGTWKAASGVADRRTGRPMSADLRVRIASVTKTFTAVTVLQLAREGRISLDAPVERYLPGLLDRGGYDGRKITVRSLLRHTSGLPDYMDTFPNSDGYRFRHFEPGELIDRALALPHPDPGWHYATTNYIIAGLIAEKASGHSLEDEVRRRIIRPLRLRDTYWPGDRTRIRGPHARGYLREERDGTVRWDDFTEMNTTVAWAGGALVSSPRDLNAFFGALMGGRLLPPAMLAQMKQTVPADPDRVWDGAAYGLGLIGTPLRCGGTWWGHAGGLESYITVSGVGPSGRRVTIDFNENPSAEEAFNDQMKLVETAFCDGAAAPGTAPTAALAAAPASATFGTGGLARFYDQRLKWKECTLNDGDEVGRELDEAGAACADVTVPLDYRRPEGRTITVAISRLKASDRAHRIGTMILNGGGPGPALDMPPYMRSVMGKAGPRYDLVGMDPRSLGRSAAVDCRGPSGTWIKSAGESRRSFDRSAAFAKDLADRCARTNAGVLPHISTRNIARDMDIVRGALGERKVSYNGASYGTYLGSVYATMFPGRLDRVVLDSSVDPTRFGPRLLAGTEGANDRALGAWAEWAAERDATYGLGGTRAEVLGTVRGLVAAAARTPLAVGRWRVDDTTLPLVLFDHLDTDEDQARAVLAESVRVFAKAAAGEGVQPTKELDEELTFLLTGAESVYGSGQTAIICGDADTPRDPESYWSDIERNRAASPLFAPLTRNVNPCAFWPVRPAERPTEVGGRLPALMVAATGDTRTTYPANQALHGLLRGSRMVTLDADVHAPYQRGYPNTCVSETVNGYLLTGRLPKRDFTCA; translated from the coding sequence ATGACGACCACACAACCGAGGCGGCGCGAGGCCGCCAGGCGGGCGGTCGCGGTGCTGGCGGCGGGGGCCGCGATCGCCGCGGCCGCCGCCGTCCCGGCCCCCGCGCGAGCCGAGCCGGCGCCGGCCGGCTGCGCCGACCGCGCGGCGACCCTGCGGGCACTGGAGCGGATGACCGGAACGCACGGGCTCACCGGCGCCGCCGTGCGCGTCGACGATCCCGCGTGCGGGACGTGGAAGGCCGCCAGCGGGGTGGCCGACCGCCGCACGGGGAGGCCGATGAGCGCGGACCTGCGGGTACGGATCGCCAGCGTCACCAAGACGTTCACCGCCGTCACCGTGCTCCAGCTGGCGCGGGAGGGCCGGATCTCGCTGGACGCCCCCGTCGAGCGCTACCTGCCCGGCCTGCTCGACCGGGGCGGCTACGACGGCCGGAAGATCACCGTCCGCAGCCTGCTCCGGCACACCAGCGGCCTGCCCGACTACATGGACACCTTCCCGAACTCGGACGGGTACCGCTTCCGGCACTTCGAGCCCGGAGAACTGATCGATCGGGCGCTGGCGCTCCCGCACCCCGATCCCGGCTGGCACTACGCGACCACCAACTACATCATCGCGGGGCTCATCGCGGAGAAGGCGAGCGGGCACAGCCTGGAGGACGAGGTCCGGCGCAGGATCATCCGGCCGCTGCGGCTCCGCGACACCTACTGGCCGGGCGACCGGACGCGGATCAGGGGACCGCACGCGCGCGGCTACCTGCGCGAGGAGCGCGACGGGACCGTCCGGTGGGACGACTTCACCGAGATGAACACGACGGTGGCGTGGGCCGGGGGCGCACTGGTCTCCAGCCCGCGTGACCTGAACGCCTTCTTCGGCGCGCTGATGGGCGGCCGGCTCCTGCCCCCGGCGATGCTCGCGCAGATGAAGCAGACGGTCCCCGCCGACCCCGACCGCGTCTGGGACGGCGCCGCCTACGGCCTCGGCCTGATCGGGACCCCGCTGCGCTGCGGCGGGACCTGGTGGGGGCACGCCGGCGGCCTCGAAAGCTACATCACCGTCTCGGGCGTCGGGCCGTCCGGGCGCCGCGTGACGATCGACTTCAACGAGAACCCGTCCGCCGAGGAGGCGTTCAACGACCAGATGAAGCTCGTCGAGACGGCGTTCTGCGACGGGGCCGCCGCACCGGGCACGGCGCCGACCGCCGCGCTCGCCGCCGCGCCGGCGTCCGCCACCTTCGGCACGGGCGGTCTCGCCCGCTTCTACGACCAGCGGCTGAAGTGGAAGGAGTGCACGCTCAACGACGGCGACGAGGTCGGAAGGGAACTCGACGAGGCGGGCGCCGCGTGCGCGGACGTCACCGTCCCGCTCGACTACCGCCGCCCGGAAGGCCGCACGATCACCGTCGCGATCTCCCGCCTGAAGGCGTCCGACCGCGCCCACCGCATCGGAACGATGATCCTGAACGGCGGCGGCCCGGGACCGGCCCTCGACATGCCGCCCTACATGCGCTCCGTCATGGGCAAGGCGGGCCCGCGCTACGACCTGGTGGGCATGGACCCGCGGTCGCTCGGCCGCAGCGCCGCGGTCGACTGCCGGGGGCCCTCCGGGACCTGGATCAAGTCGGCGGGGGAGAGCCGCCGGTCCTTCGACCGGTCCGCCGCGTTCGCCAAGGACCTCGCCGACCGGTGCGCGCGGACGAACGCCGGCGTCCTCCCGCACATCAGCACGCGCAACATCGCCCGCGACATGGACATCGTCCGGGGCGCCCTCGGCGAGCGGAAGGTCTCCTACAACGGCGCGTCCTACGGCACCTACCTCGGGTCGGTGTACGCGACGATGTTCCCCGGCCGGCTCGACCGCGTCGTGCTCGACAGCTCGGTCGACCCGACCCGCTTCGGCCCGCGCCTGCTGGCCGGCACCGAAGGAGCCAACGACCGCGCGCTCGGAGCGTGGGCTGAGTGGGCGGCCGAGCGCGACGCGACCTACGGTCTCGGCGGCACACGCGCCGAGGTCCTCGGCACCGTCCGCGGCCTCGTCGCGGCGGCCGCGAGGACGCCGCTCGCCGTCGGCCGGTGGCGGGTGGACGACACGACGCTGCCCCTCGTGCTGTTCGACCACCTCGACACCGACGAGGACCAGGCCAGGGCCGTGCTGGCGGAGTCGGTGCGCGTCTTCGCCAAGGCCGCGGCGGGGGAGGGCGTCCAGCCGACCAAGGAACTGGACGAGGAGCTGACGTTCCTGCTCACCGGCGCGGAGTCGGTGTACGGGAGCGGGCAGACCGCCATCATCTGCGGGGACGCGGACACCCCGCGCGACCCGGAGTCCTACTGGAGCGACATCGAGCGGAACCGGGCCGCCAGCCCGCTGTTCGCACCGCTGACCCGCAACGTCAACCCGTGCGCGTTCTGGCCGGTGCGACCCGCCGAGCGGCCGACCGAGGTCGGCGGGCGGCTGCCCGCGCTGATGGTGGCCGCGACCGGCGACACCCGCACGACCTACCCGGCCAACCAGGCACTGCACGGGCTGCTGCGCGGATCGCGGATGGTCACGCTGGACGCCGACGTCCACGCGCCCTACCAGCGCGGCTACCCGAACACCTGTGTCAGCGAGACGGTCAACGGCTACCTGCTGACCGGCCGCCTCCCCAAGCGGGACTTCACCTGCGCCTGA
- a CDS encoding VOC family protein: protein MACRITELVLDCRDPDRLAEFWCEVLGFVVLDKEGDDIEIGPPEGFGGLQPTMILSRSDDPKNGKLRLHFDVNATDRDQDAELERLLAAGARPVDVGQTGEESWVPLADPEGNEFCLLRARVT from the coding sequence GTGGCGTGCCGGATCACCGAGCTGGTGCTCGACTGCCGCGACCCGGACAGACTCGCGGAGTTCTGGTGCGAGGTGCTCGGGTTCGTGGTGCTGGACAAGGAGGGCGACGACATCGAGATCGGCCCTCCGGAGGGGTTCGGCGGGCTCCAGCCGACGATGATCCTCAGCCGCAGCGACGACCCGAAGAACGGCAAGCTGCGCCTGCACTTCGACGTGAACGCCACGGACCGGGACCAGGACGCCGAACTGGAGCGGCTCCTTGCCGCGGGGGCGCGTCCTGTGGACGTCGGGCAGACGGGCGAGGAGAGCTGGGTCCCGCTGGCGGACCCGGAGGGCAACGAGTTCTGCCTGCTCAGGGCCCGCGTGACCTGA
- a CDS encoding response regulator transcription factor translates to MDSPPVRVLIVDDDALVRAGLSMMLASADDLEVVADVADGAEVVAAVNQHRPDVVLMDIRMPRLDGLAATALLRGRREPPEIIILTTFDSDDHILRAMRAGASGFLLKHTPPPEIVRAIRQVASGEPMMSPAVLRRMMAYVAESGADPRRARARDLLARLSDGERAVAALVGRGRTNSEIGKELSLSVATVKAYVSRLLTKLELNNRVQIALLVHDAALDD, encoded by the coding sequence ATGGACTCCCCTCCCGTCCGCGTCCTGATCGTGGACGACGACGCGCTCGTCCGGGCCGGCCTGTCGATGATGCTGGCGAGCGCCGACGACCTGGAGGTGGTCGCGGACGTCGCCGACGGCGCCGAGGTCGTCGCCGCCGTGAACCAGCACCGGCCCGACGTGGTGCTGATGGACATCCGGATGCCGCGGCTGGACGGGCTCGCGGCGACCGCGCTGCTGCGCGGCCGCCGCGAGCCGCCCGAGATCATCATCCTGACCACGTTCGACAGCGACGACCACATCCTGCGGGCGATGCGCGCGGGCGCGAGCGGCTTCCTGCTGAAGCACACGCCGCCGCCGGAGATCGTCCGGGCGATCCGCCAGGTCGCGTCCGGCGAGCCGATGATGTCGCCCGCGGTGCTGCGCAGGATGATGGCGTACGTGGCCGAGAGCGGCGCCGACCCGCGCCGGGCCCGCGCCCGCGACCTGCTGGCCCGGCTGAGCGACGGCGAGCGGGCCGTGGCAGCGCTCGTCGGGCGCGGCCGGACCAACAGCGAGATCGGCAAGGAGCTGTCGCTCAGCGTCGCCACCGTGAAGGCGTACGTGTCGCGGCTGCTGACCAAGCTGGAGCTGAACAACCGCGTGCAGATCGCGCTCCTCGTCCACGACGCCGCTCTCGACGACTAA
- a CDS encoding pyridoxamine 5'-phosphate oxidase family protein — translation MAANSSDEPVLEELDRAECMKLLSGGSIGRVAFDDGEGPTVVPVNYAVEGDSVIFRTSASGRLNRNLLSAVTGGEVRAAFEVDRFEEARHEGWSVLLRGGAHPLSEAEKAEVAQVRPWPGGDREAWFRLAASSVTGRRLRRP, via the coding sequence ATGGCAGCGAACTCCTCTGACGAGCCCGTCCTCGAAGAACTCGACCGCGCCGAGTGCATGAAGCTCCTCTCCGGCGGCAGCATCGGCCGGGTGGCGTTCGACGACGGCGAGGGACCGACGGTCGTCCCGGTGAACTACGCCGTCGAGGGGGACTCGGTGATCTTCCGCACGTCGGCGTCGGGCCGGCTGAACCGCAACCTGCTGTCGGCGGTGACCGGCGGGGAGGTCCGGGCGGCCTTCGAGGTCGACCGGTTCGAGGAGGCCCGCCACGAGGGCTGGAGCGTGCTGCTGCGCGGCGGCGCGCACCCCCTGTCCGAGGCCGAGAAGGCCGAGGTCGCGCAGGTCCGGCCGTGGCCGGGCGGCGACCGGGAGGCGTGGTTCCGGCTGGCGGCCTCCAGCGTCACCGGACGCCGACTGCGCCGCCCCTGA
- a CDS encoding response regulator transcription factor — MIEVLLADDQGLVRAGFRSILDDEADITVVGEAADGARAVSACRELRPDVALLDVRMPGMDGLEAARRITADPRLDRVRVVILTTFDLDEYVYGALRAGATGFLLKDTEPAELIHAVRVAARGDALITPSVTRRLIGEFAGRAQAPAPGPRLGSLTVREREVMLLVAAGLSNDEVAARLVLSPATAKTHVSRIMSKLDVRDRSQLVILAYESGMVSPRWMRPGS; from the coding sequence ATGATCGAGGTTCTGCTGGCCGACGACCAGGGCCTGGTCCGGGCCGGGTTCCGATCCATCCTCGACGACGAGGCCGACATCACGGTCGTGGGCGAGGCCGCGGACGGCGCGCGGGCAGTCAGCGCGTGCCGGGAACTGCGCCCGGACGTGGCGCTGCTGGACGTGCGGATGCCCGGCATGGACGGCCTGGAGGCCGCCCGCCGGATCACCGCCGACCCGCGGCTCGACCGCGTGCGGGTGGTGATCCTGACGACCTTCGACCTGGACGAGTACGTGTACGGGGCGCTGCGCGCCGGGGCCACCGGCTTCCTGCTCAAGGACACCGAGCCGGCGGAGCTGATCCACGCGGTGCGGGTCGCGGCGCGCGGGGACGCGCTGATCACCCCGTCCGTCACCCGCCGCCTCATCGGCGAGTTCGCCGGAAGGGCGCAGGCGCCGGCCCCGGGCCCGCGGCTCGGCTCCCTCACCGTCCGGGAGCGGGAGGTGATGCTGCTCGTCGCGGCCGGGCTCAGCAACGACGAGGTCGCCGCCCGCCTCGTGCTCAGCCCCGCCACCGCCAAGACCCATGTCAGCCGCATCATGTCGAAGCTGGACGTGCGGGACCGCTCGCAGCTGGTCATCCTGGCCTACGAGTCCGGCATGGTCAGCCCGCGCTGGATGCGACCCGGGTCGTAG
- a CDS encoding sensor histidine kinase has translation MGARLIPLPPAGRARDAALAGGVLAVVAVSSLESLVGPREEPWAATAFDWALIVLACGSLLFARRRPVAVAALVLVTTGVYYVASLHDGGLMIAVIAALYAVAAGGRLQAAVVLAALTVIATGTGTLLGNRDVNGVALFMLTGWLVAVVALGWVRHSRLAYLREAEQRAAGEERLRIARELHDVVGHHLSLINVQAGTSLHRFHRDPAQGEAALAAIKSSSREALRDLRATLGVLRQADEEAPTAPAPTLDGIGALIGSARSAGLTVHGRVTGDAEPPTEVGLAAYRIVQESLTNVSRHAAAARVTVSVERGPGALLVEVADDGRGAAAHPAGPGSGVDGMRERARALGGELTAGPRQGGGFLVRARLPYENGTGTR, from the coding sequence ATGGGTGCTCGCCTGATCCCGCTGCCGCCGGCGGGGCGCGCGCGGGACGCGGCCCTGGCGGGCGGAGTGCTCGCCGTGGTGGCCGTCAGCAGTCTGGAGTCGCTCGTCGGCCCGCGCGAGGAGCCGTGGGCCGCGACCGCGTTCGACTGGGCGCTGATCGTCCTGGCCTGCGGTTCGCTGCTGTTCGCCCGCCGGCGTCCGGTGGCCGTCGCCGCCCTCGTCCTGGTGACCACCGGCGTCTACTACGTCGCCAGCCTGCACGACGGCGGGCTGATGATCGCGGTCATCGCGGCGCTGTACGCGGTCGCGGCCGGGGGCCGGCTCCAGGCCGCGGTCGTCCTCGCGGCGCTGACCGTGATCGCCACCGGCACGGGCACCCTGCTCGGCAACCGCGACGTCAACGGCGTCGCGCTGTTCATGCTGACCGGATGGCTGGTGGCCGTGGTCGCGCTCGGATGGGTGCGGCACAGCCGGCTCGCCTACCTGCGCGAGGCCGAGCAGCGCGCCGCCGGCGAGGAGCGGCTGCGCATCGCCCGCGAGCTGCACGACGTCGTGGGGCACCACCTCTCGCTGATCAACGTCCAGGCCGGGACCTCCCTGCACCGCTTCCACCGGGACCCGGCGCAGGGCGAGGCGGCCCTCGCCGCCATCAAGTCGTCGAGCCGCGAGGCGCTGCGCGACCTGCGCGCGACCCTCGGGGTGCTGCGGCAGGCCGACGAGGAGGCGCCGACCGCGCCCGCGCCCACACTGGACGGGATCGGCGCCCTGATCGGATCGGCCCGGTCGGCGGGGCTCACCGTGCACGGCCGCGTCACCGGCGACGCGGAACCGCCCACCGAGGTCGGGCTGGCCGCCTACCGCATCGTGCAGGAGTCCCTCACCAACGTCTCGCGGCACGCCGCCGCCGCGCGGGTCACCGTCAGCGTCGAGCGCGGGCCGGGCGCGCTGCTCGTCGAGGTCGCCGACGACGGCCGGGGCGCCGCCGCGCACCCGGCGGGCCCGGGCAGCGGCGTCGACGGGATGCGCGAGCGGGCCCGCGCCCTCGGCGGGGAGCTGACGGCGGGGCCGCGGCAGGGCGGCGGGTTCCTCGTCCGCGCCCGCCTGCCCTACGAGAACGGGACGGGCACGCGATGA
- a CDS encoding sensor histidine kinase, producing the protein MDLLRRPWRDWLGDVGAAGAAMVLGWVLLQATVDDLPPGESIAVGRDVLIGAVACVFLMLFRRRHPVALAVVMVFAQWTATTTLGTAAIAMYSLAMLRPWRTALPVAGASLALIIGLFRLTAPQEDFLQGSVIFALIYAVLVTTGMLVRSRRQLIASLEERARAAETEQRLRVEEARLLERERLAREMHDVLAHRISLLAVHAGALEFGPGTPDGQREAAGIIRRSAHEAMEDLREVIGVLRDDAPGADPERPQPTLADVPGLVEESRRAGGRVALEQNVPDPGLVPSRVGRHAYRIVQEGLTNARKHAPGAEVRVSLDAGAELDVEIVNALPPGPPALPFPGSGTGLVGLAERVALLGGTLEHGRTGDGRFRLRARLPLRAAHGAGTGGKGDTHGSELL; encoded by the coding sequence GTGGACCTCCTGCGGCGCCCGTGGCGCGACTGGCTCGGCGACGTCGGCGCCGCCGGCGCCGCGATGGTGCTCGGCTGGGTGCTGCTCCAGGCCACGGTGGACGACCTGCCCCCCGGGGAGTCGATCGCGGTCGGGCGGGACGTGCTGATCGGCGCCGTCGCCTGCGTGTTCCTCATGCTCTTCCGGCGCCGCCACCCGGTGGCCCTCGCGGTCGTGATGGTGTTCGCGCAGTGGACGGCGACGACGACGCTCGGCACGGCGGCGATCGCGATGTACTCGCTGGCGATGCTGCGCCCGTGGCGGACCGCGCTGCCGGTCGCCGGCGCCAGCCTGGCGCTGATCATCGGCCTGTTCCGGCTCACGGCCCCCCAGGAGGATTTCCTCCAGGGCAGCGTCATCTTCGCGCTGATCTACGCGGTCCTCGTCACGACGGGCATGCTGGTGCGGTCCCGGCGGCAGCTCATCGCCTCGCTGGAGGAGCGGGCCCGCGCCGCCGAGACCGAGCAGCGGCTGCGGGTCGAGGAGGCCCGGCTGCTGGAGCGCGAGCGCCTCGCCCGCGAGATGCACGACGTCCTCGCGCACCGCATCTCGCTGCTGGCCGTGCACGCGGGGGCGCTGGAGTTCGGCCCGGGCACGCCGGACGGGCAGCGCGAGGCCGCCGGGATCATCCGGCGCAGCGCCCACGAGGCGATGGAGGACCTGCGCGAGGTGATCGGCGTGCTGCGGGACGACGCCCCCGGCGCCGACCCCGAACGCCCGCAGCCGACGCTCGCGGACGTCCCCGGGCTCGTGGAGGAGTCCCGGCGGGCCGGGGGCCGCGTCGCCCTGGAGCAGAACGTCCCCGATCCCGGGCTCGTCCCGTCCCGCGTCGGGCGGCACGCCTACCGGATCGTCCAGGAGGGGCTGACGAACGCCCGCAAGCACGCGCCGGGCGCGGAGGTCCGGGTGTCCCTGGACGCCGGGGCCGAGCTGGACGTGGAGATCGTCAACGCGCTGCCCCCCGGCCCGCCCGCCCTGCCCTTCCCCGGTTCCGGCACGGGGCTCGTCGGCCTCGCCGAGCGGGTGGCGCTGCTCGGCGGGACCCTGGAGCACGGACGCACCGGCGACGGCCGGTTCCGGTTGCGCGCCCGCCTTCCGTTGCGGGCCGCGCATGGCGCCGGGACCGGTGGGAAAGGTGATACGCATGGCAGCGAACTCCTCTGA
- a CDS encoding L,D-transpeptidase: MLRGRTGTVGAAVAGAVVIAAAGCSSGGDGGGGGGDGGRSEDAVKLAVTPATGTRQAAPDRPVTVKADNGRLTSVTLTYGKKGAKAGGKLASDGRSWTSSWTLRPSTTYTVTAKATGDGGKQATATSTFTTLTPRKKLESGMSPLDGETVGVGMPVQLLLSRPVSTKAGKVAVEKALEVRMSKPVEGAWSWIGDKEVDFRPRDYWPSGQKVEVVAHLAGLKAGEGMYGTKDRSVGFTVGPRHITTVDAKKHRATVTDGGRTVRTMKVSLGKPGHDSYSGTMIAQEKAAHIVMDSATTGDPGEYRIPTKWNVRLTYSGTFVHSAPWSTDAQGNDNVSHGCVNASPGDAKWFFDFTNRGDVVKVTGTSRRLRFGNGPTPWAKSWDAWLEGGAVGKPVMGTPLT; this comes from the coding sequence GTGCTCAGGGGTCGGACCGGGACGGTGGGCGCGGCGGTCGCCGGGGCGGTGGTGATCGCCGCGGCGGGCTGCTCCTCCGGGGGTGACGGCGGAGGTGGGGGCGGCGACGGCGGCAGGTCCGAGGACGCGGTGAAGCTCGCCGTCACGCCCGCCACCGGGACGCGGCAGGCCGCCCCGGACAGGCCGGTCACCGTCAAGGCCGACAACGGCAGGCTCACGAGCGTGACCCTCACCTACGGCAAGAAGGGCGCGAAGGCCGGCGGGAAGCTCGCCTCCGACGGAAGGTCGTGGACGTCGTCGTGGACGCTGCGGCCGTCCACGACGTACACGGTCACGGCCAAGGCGACCGGGGACGGCGGCAAGCAGGCCACCGCGACGTCCACGTTCACGACGCTGACGCCGCGCAAGAAGCTGGAGAGCGGCATGTCGCCGCTGGACGGCGAGACCGTCGGCGTCGGCATGCCCGTCCAGCTGCTGCTGTCCAGGCCGGTGAGCACCAAGGCCGGCAAGGTGGCGGTGGAGAAGGCCCTTGAGGTCCGCATGTCCAAGCCGGTCGAGGGCGCCTGGTCCTGGATCGGCGACAAGGAGGTCGACTTCCGGCCCCGCGACTACTGGCCGTCCGGGCAGAAGGTGGAGGTCGTCGCGCACCTGGCGGGGCTGAAGGCCGGCGAGGGCATGTACGGGACGAAGGACCGCAGCGTCGGCTTCACCGTCGGGCCGCGGCACATCACCACCGTCGACGCCAAGAAACACCGCGCGACGGTGACCGACGGCGGCAGGACGGTGCGGACCATGAAGGTGAGCCTCGGCAAGCCGGGCCACGACAGCTACAGCGGCACGATGATCGCGCAGGAGAAGGCGGCGCACATCGTGATGGACTCGGCCACCACCGGCGACCCCGGCGAGTACCGGATCCCGACGAAGTGGAACGTCCGCCTCACCTACAGCGGGACGTTCGTCCACTCGGCGCCGTGGTCGACCGACGCGCAGGGCAACGACAACGTCAGCCACGGGTGCGTGAACGCCTCCCCGGGCGACGCCAAGTGGTTCTTCGACTTCACCAACCGGGGCGACGTGGTGAAGGTGACGGGCACGTCGCGGCGGCTCCGGTTCGGGAACGGGCCGACGCCGTGGGCCAAGTCGTGGGACGCCTGGCTGGAGGGCGGCGCCGTCGGCAAGCCGGTCATGGGCACGCCCCTCACCTGA